The region AGCCAATAACAACTATGAATATAAAATCTGTTATAGGCTACCCAACAAGTAAGACTAAGATAGATATTAACTCAAATGTCACTTTAAAAGGTGTAGCTTTTGATAGCGGACATGGGATAAAAGAGGTTTTAATCTCTGTAGATGCAGGAGAGAGTTGGCAAGCATCTGAACTTGGCAAAGAGTTATCGCTACACGCTTTTAGAGAGTTTAGATTTAGCTTTAGACCTAAGAGTAAAGGCAATATAACACTTATGGCTAAGGCTGTAAATAACATAGATGAAGAGCAACCTTTTGCAAAAAATATACTTTGGAATCACGGCGGATACAAATACAATGGCATTGATAGTGTTACTATCACAGTAATTTAGGAGGATGTTATGAGAAAAATATTATTAATAATTTTACTTTTAGCATCTAGCCTCTTAGCTGAGTACACGCAGAAAGTAAAACTTCCAAGCATCACTTTTAAAATGGCTCAAGATGAGAACTTTAAAGTTATGCAAAGAAACTGTCAATGGTGTCACTCTTATGGTTACATCCTAAATCAAGGAAAACACTCTAGGGAGTTTTGGAACAAGTCAGTTGTAAAGATGCGAGAAGCATATAAAGCACCCATAACAGCTAAAGATGAAAAAACAATTACAGACTATCTATTTAAACACTACGGAAATGGTAAACTTCAATAATGATTCAACTTACAAACATATCTAAAAACTTCGCGTCCAGAGAACTTTTCTCAAACCTAAACTTCAAACTAAACGCAGGAAACCGTGTCGGTTTAGTTGGTAGAAACGGAAGTGGTAAATCTACACTTTTTAAACTCATACTTGGCGAGGAGAGTGCCGATAGTGGAGAGATTATCATCCCCAAAGGCTACAAAATAGGCACTCTAAAACAGCATCTGACATTTAGCGAATCTACTCTTAGAGAAGAAGCTGCTCTTGCACTTGAAGAGGAGATGAAGTACGATGTTTATAGAGTTGAGAAGATACTTTTTGGTCTTGGCTTTTCTCAAGAAGATTTAGATAAAAATCCTCTCTCTTTTTCAGGTGGATATCAAATCCGCATAAACTTAGCAAAACTCTTAGTTACTGAGCCAAATTTACTTCTTTTGGATGAGCCAACCAACTACTTAGATATTGTCTCACTTAGATGGTTAAAGGGCTTTTTACGCTCGTTTGAGGGCGAGGTTATTCTTATAACTCACGATAGAGATTTTATGGATAGTATCACTACTCATACTATGGGTCTTGTTCGCAAAAAAATAGAGATTATTGCAGGAGATACTCATAAATTTTACGCTCAATTAAGTGCAAATGATGAACTTCATGCAAAACAAAAAATCTCACAAGATAAAAAAGTAAAAGAGCTAGAAGAGTTCATAGCTAAAAACAAAGCTCGTGCATCTACAGCATCTCTAGCTCAATCAAAAGTAAAACAGTTAGAAAAGATGGACTTACTTGAAGATTTGAGTTTTGATAACACTTTAGAGTTTAACTTCAACTTTAAAGACACCCCAGCAAAAGTGCTACTTGATGTTAAAGATTTGAGCTTTGGCTATACTCCACAAAACATCCTTTTTGACAAGATTTCTTTTACTCTTCAAAAAGGAGAGTGTCTTGGCATCATCGGTAAAAATGGAAAAGGAAAATCAACTCTTTTAAACACAATTGCAAAAGAGTTAAAACAGCTTAGTGGAGAAGTGAACTTTCACTCAAGCACCGCTTTTGCTCACTTTGGACAAACAAATATCGCACACCTTAGCGATAAAAATACGGTTATGGATGAGATTTATGTAGGAAATCCGAAGCTTAGTGAAGCGAGCGTAAGAAGCATCTGCGGTGGGATGATGTTTAGCGGAGATGATGCAAAGAAGAAGATTTCACTTTTATCAGGTGGAGAAAAAAGTCGTGTAATGCTTGGACAAATTATAGCAAGAGATGTAAACCTTCTCTTTTTGGATGAGCCTACAAACCACTTAGATATGGACTCCATTGAGGCACTTACAAAAGCAATCCAAAAATTCAAAGGCTCAGTTATTATAGTAACTCACTCAGAAGAACTTCTACGTAGAGTGTGTGATAGACTTATCATCTTTGCAAAAGACGGCGCTGAGTATTTTGATGGTGGGTATGATGAGTTCTTAGAAAAAATCGGCTGGGAAGATGAAGAAAAAGAAGAAAAAGTAAAAATACAGACAAAAGAAAATCAAAAAGAGAACAAAAAACTTCGAGCTGAATTAGTAAGGCAAAGAAACAAAGTTACATCTTCATTGAAGAAAAAAGTTGAAAAATTAGAGAGTAAAATTATGGAAATTGAGGACTCGCTAGAGACTCATCATAAAGAGCTCATAGATGCATCAAACTCTGGAGATAGTGCAACTCTTATGGAACTTTCAAAACTTGTCTCAGACAAGGAAGCTTCTGTTGAAGAGATGTTTGAAGAGCTTGAAGTTGCTCAAACTGAGCTAGATGAGATTAATGAAAATTATGAGAGTAAAATGAATGAGTTGTCATGTTAAAGGCGTATCAAGTATTTTAGAGAGTGGGGAATGAAACAGATTGAGTTGTTGTTTTTTAGAAGTGTTTTTGGCATTTTTTAGTCCATTTCGACCAATAATTAGGTTCTATAAGATTCTTAGTTGGATATGAGGAGTCTAGCTTGTAACGATAACACCTACTCCTCACCTATGCTCAATAAAAATCAGTGATAACTCTAAAAATAGTATCCAAAATTTATATTCAAACGATGTTCTAGATCATTTCCTGTATTTGCACCGAAGTTATTCGTACCACCATCAGAACTTGTGTATGGACCTACAAAGTAGTTTCCATTAGCAAGTGCCAAGTCTGTATAGATATACCAGTTTCCTCTTGCTAAGGCTGTTCCTATCATGTACATATAACTATCATTAAAAGTATTTTCATCTTTTATGATATTACTATACTCTATATAAGGCAAAGCATAGTCAAGCCATGAGATTTGAGGTGTATCTATCTTATAGTTAAGAGAAATTCCCGGTAACCACGCTTTTGCAGCAACACCTTCACCGTAGTTAAAACCACCCATTGTGATTAAAGAGTCATCTTTACCATCATTGTCAGCATCTACAGACATCTCATAGCGAGTCAATTGAGTTGCAAGAGTAAAATTTCCAAAACGGTTTATCATATGGGCAGATGCTGCAAAACGTGAACCATCATCTACTCCGCTTAGTTGAGATTCAAGTTGAGAGTAAAGCAATGAAAAACCGAAGTCTTGTTCATAACCTCCTATGTTGGCAGTATAAATCATACGTGCATTTAGCTGATTTTTTTCATGAAAATCATCTACAACATCATATGCATAACGAGCACTTTCGCCGCCCGCACCTATACCCTCAGGTTCACTTTGAGGATAGTAAGCTAGATCATACTTGATGCTCTCATAACTACTAGTGTACTTTACACCCACGTCCATATCATCTGATAAACCTACATAGTAGTGTTGATCAAAGAACCAACTTTGCGAGATACCATAAGCAGTTGGACCAAAAGGCACACGATTGATACCAACTTGGATTTGAGATTTATCATCAAAAGCATAACCAAGCCATGCAGTATGTATAAAACTATAGTTAGTACCATTTTGGGTATTGCCAAAACCAGGGTACCAACGATATTCAAACTTTCCTAAATAAGAATCGTGTTTATAGTCAATATTTATGCGAGCTACATCAAGATCAAATACACCACTCTCATCCTTTGAAGCATTTTTTGTATCTGAACTAGAGCTGTCTTGAATAAAATTAACACGGACAGCTCCGCCCACACTAAAGTCACCAAGTTTGATTGACTCATACTTGCTTGATCCTTGTACAGCTGTCGCTCCAATTAGTAAAGATGCCAAGCATAACGAGAGGCTAAAAGTTTTTTTCATTGTGTCTTCCTTTGTATGAGAGTGTAGTTCAAAGTGACTGAAAACTAGGTAAAAATCTATAGTTGTTTAAGGGTGATTGTGTTAGTGTTAGAAAATTTTTCACTAAGAAAAGGATAATTATGAGAGTTAAAGAAGATAGTGTTGGAATACTAAAGCCAGTATTTATTCCATCTGTAGTGGTAATTTTTATAATGGTTATATTTACAATGATATCACCAGAGTTAGCAGGATCTGTATTTAGTAGTGCAAAAAAATTTATAGCTGAGAAGTTCGGTTGGTTCTACATGTTAAGTGTAGGTATATTTACTTTTTTTGTCATTTTCCTAGCAGTATCACCGTTTGGACGTTTTAAGCTTGGACCAGATCAATCAAAGCCAAGCTATAGCAATGTATCTTGGTTCGCAATGTTGTTTAGTGCTGGTATGGGGATAGGGTTGATGTTTTACAGTGTGGCAGAACCAGTTATGCACTATAGTGCCCCACCAGTTGGAGATAAAGAAACAATAGAAGCTGCTAAAAATGCAATGAAAATTACATTTTTTCATTGGGGATTACATGCTTGGGCTATCTACGCTGTAGTGGGGTTAGTTTTGGCATACTTTTCTTTTCGTCATGGTCTTCCACTCTCTATCCGCTCGGCACTATACCCATTGATAGGAAAAAGAATCCATGGAAACATCGGTCATACTGTCGATACAGTTGCAGTACTTGGTACCCTTTTTGGTGTAGCTACATCTCTTGGCTTAGGTGTATTACAGGTTAATGCAGGATTAAATTATCTTTTTGATATTGAAATTAGCACTACTACACAAATAGTTTTAATAAGTACAATAACTGCAATGGCAACAATCTCTGTTGTAGCTGGACTTGATGCTGGTATAAAAAGGTTATCAGAGTTAAATTTATATCTAGCACTATCATTACTTTTGTTTGTTCTTTTAGTTGGACCTACTTTTCTTTTACTAGGATCTGTAGTTGAAAATATAGGTGGATATCTAAACGGAATCGTTAAGATGACATTTAGTCAACATATATATGATGGCCAGAGCTCTTGGATGAGTGGCTGGACACTTTTTTACTGGGCTTGGTGGATTGCATGGGCACCATTTGTTGGAATGTTTATAGCACGTGTTTCAAGAGGTAGAACAATTAGAGAATTTGTTGGCGGTGTACTTTTCGTACCCGTTGGATTTACTTTTATATGGATGACAGTGTTTGGAAATACTGCACTTGATACTATTATGAACCAAGGCTATACAGCTTTAAGTACAGCGGTATCTAACAATGTAGCAGTTGCTCTTTTCAAATTCTTAGAATTTTTTCCTTTTTCAAGTGTTATTTCAATATTAGCAATGATTTTAATCATTACTTTTTTTGTAACTTCATCAGACTCAGGTTCTCTTGTTGTTGATAGTATAGCATCCAAAGGTAATGGTGAGTCACCTGTATGGCAACGTGTTTTTTGGGCTGTACTCGAAGGAGTTGTGGCTATTGCATTACTATTAGCTGGTGGTCTTGGAGCCTTACAGTCAGCTTCAATCATTATAGCCCTTCCATTTGCAGCTATTATGTTGATAGCTACATGGGGACTTTACCGTGCTTTAGATCTTGAGAGAATTCGATATGAAAGTCTGCAACACCATATGAATGCTGGAAGGCATGGAAAAATAAGCGGTACTTGGCAATCCCGTCTTGGACGTATCGTAAAATATCCTAGTGTTGAAGAGACAAAACGTTTTATAAATGTGGATGTAATTGCTTCAATGCAGCTAGTAAGAGAGGAACTTGACACTCATTACTGGAAAGTTGAAATAACAAACGATTTAAAAAAAGGTATAGCAATTTTTAATGCAGAACACCATGGAGATATGGATTTTATTTATGAGGTACATACGAAAAAATATGATACTCCCGAGTATGCATTTCCAGATTCTGTAAACCCAGAATATGAAATAAAAGAGTATGCTAGAGCTGAAGTTTATTTACAAGATGGAAATAAAGCCTATGATGTTTATGGATATGATGAAGAAGTATTAGCAACTGATATAATTGATCAGTTTGAAAAACATCGCCACTTTTTACATACTACGGCAGGCTTACCACCTGTAATTCCAATAGACTAAAGTTTACTATTCTAGTTCTAATCTTTAGAACTAGAGTGTGAGTTTAAATCCTTGTAACTAAGGCTATTTCTTTTGGGGTTGTTTATAGTATGCAGCACACCAACCCTGAGGTTTTATAGAGCCTTCAACCATTCTACATTCTTTAGTATCTGCTAAAAAGTGCATACAATCAGCACACATCTGACCATTTTTAGGTGTATCTTGGTACTTGTATTGAGCTTTTGTTCCTTTAGCCAAGAGAGGAGTTGTAGCAAAGGTAGCTAAACCCAACATAGCCATATATCTTAAAAAACTCTTCTTGATAAATTTTTCATAACTATCTCCTTTAATGGGATATTATAAGATAGTATTATTAATAAAAACTATATAAGTCAATTAATTCAGTTATTCGAGTTTATTTTTAATACCCAATGTTATTTAATTTACAAAACCCAAACAGAGAACTTCTTGCCCTTAATCTTTCCATTTTTAAGTTTTTTGTGTGCTTCATCTATAAGTTTAGCCTCTATCGCCACATAACTTTGACGCTCGTAAATATCTATCTTGCCTATTGAGCTACCTTGAAGCCCAACATCCCCTGTTAGCGCACCAAGTAAATCTCCAGCACGAACTTTATCTTTTTTTCCACCCTCAACTACAAGTGTAATATAGTGAGGTTTCATCTCAAAACCATTAACAGTTTTAAGTCTGCTTGCATCTTCAAAAATTCTTGTCTCATTTTTATACTCATAAGCTTTATCAGCCTCATATTCACTAAAAATACTAAAAGCCAAACCATCAGATCCTGCACGACCTGTTCTTCCGATGCGGTGAGTATAAGTCTCATCGCCATGAGGTAAATCATAGTTTATAACCATAGACAACTCTTTGATGTCAAGTCCGCGAGCGGCTACATCAGTAGCTATCAAAACAGGGCAACTTCTGTTTGAAAACTGAACTAAAACATCATTTCGCTCATACTGTTCTAAGTCTCCATGAATTGCAAGTGCATCTATCTTGTTCTTTTGTAAATTTTCTGCCAACTCTTTTGCATCTAGCTTGGTATTTGTAAAGATGATGACATTTTGAGGCTTGAAATTACTCAAAATATTTATGATAGTATCTAGTTTTTGACTATCTTGAACTTCATAAAATCTCTCAACTATATTGTTTGCAACTTCAATAGATGCAGTCTTAACACTTACGGCTTCATGTTGTAAAGACTTACTAATATCTAAAATTTCATCTGTATAAGTAGCCGAAAATAGAAGAGTTTGTTTTCTCTTTTTACAAAATGACAAAACCTCATTTATCTCTTCGCTAAATCCCATATCTAGCATTCTATCTGCTTCATCAAGGACTAGCATCTCTAAATCTTCTAGAGATAAAGTCTCTTTTTTTAGATGCTTTAAAATCCTCCCAGGAGTTCCAACAATGATGTGAGCACCATGAGCAAGTGAACCTAATTGTGGACCAAAAGCAGCACCGCCACAAAGAGTGAGAATCTTTACATTGTGAGTTGCACGAGCAAGAAGACGAAGCTCTTTTGCAACTTGGTCGGAGAGTTCACGAGTAGGACAAAGGATGAGAGATTGAACTCTAAACTTTTTAACTCTAAGTCTTGTAAGAACTCCGATGCCAAAAGCAGCAGTTTTTCCACTTCCTGTTTTTGCCTGAGCTATTACATCTTTACCCTCTAATATATATGGAAGTGCCTCAGCTTGGATGGGAGTCATCTCTGTGTAGCCTATCTCGTTTAGATTATGGAGCATCTCTTTTGATAATGGTAGTTTGGAGAAATTCATTAGTATATTTCCTTCACACGACCAACTTCACCACTCATAAGACGAACTTTGATGCCATGAGGATGAGATGGGGATTTTGTAAGTATATCACGAACGATGCCATCTGTTAAGAGTCCACTCTCTTGATCTTGCTTTAACACAATCGCTACGCTCATGCCGTGTTTAATGTTTTTTCTTTGAGTACCATCCATAACTGAACCTTTAATTTTTTAAGTATGCAATTATAGCTGTATTATTTTATACTCTCATCGCTTCTTCAAAAGTTGTTACTTCTTTCATACTCTTTAAAATCACATCTTCTATCTCATGAGTACCTAGATTATATTTTGAAGTAAATATATGAACAGATTTTGTATCAAAAGCCTCTATATCTTTTATAAGTGCATAGATTTCACCTAGTATGCCCTCATCTTTAAGCAGTGCATCTACGACCTCATCAGAGATATTTAACTCCGCTAAAATTCTCTCTAACTCAACACCAAAAAGAGTGTCTATAAGAGATAATACACCTACAAAATAAGCTTCACCTAAAGCGTTGCTTTTTACGTCAGGGTTTACTACTTTTAAGATATTTTCCATTAACTCCGTTCTATTTTTAACCATTAGCATCAAAGGAGAGTGTTTAGAAGTTTTACTAACTGATTTTGAGTATATCATCAACATTAACCACTGTGCTAAAGGTCTTCGCCCTACAAGAGTTAAGATATGATGAATAGAAGAGATTCTGTTTTTAAAATGGAATGCGCATGAGTTTATAAAACGAAGAAGTTGAACTGTTATTTCATAGTTTTTTTCAAACTCTGATGTAATTTCATCTATGTTTGTATCGCTTATGAGCATATTGTAAAGTTTTAAAACATTTAACTGAGCCGGCTCATATTTTGCATTTTCTACAATATTTGGTTTTGCAAAGAAATAACCTTGGAACATATCACAGCCTAAATCTTTTGCTAATGCATAGTGTTCATCATCTTCTATTTTAGAACCTACTATTTTAATATTGTGAGCTTTAATATCATTTAATATATCTTTTATTTGAGAATCTACTTCTTTATCTACACAGACTTTTATAAAAGAGAGTTGCTTATAAACTTTAGTATATTTTTTTAAATGCTCTGAGCTTAAACTTACATCATTTATAGCAAGGACATACTCTTTTTCATGGAGTTGTTGAAGTCTCTCAACTACTCGCTCATTCATTTGAACATCTTCAAAAAGACAAAATATAAAAAACTCTTTTGGTATGGAAAATATTATATCATGAAGCAAAAATTTTTCATCAATCTTAATAAAAGCTCTACGATTACCAAGCAAACTTTTGGTTCCAAACTTGTTTAAGATGCTACTTATAACCGAAGCGCTAGCAAAACGGTCATCACTTATGTGACTCTCTTTTGCACTATCTCTATATAAGACTTCATAAGCAACAAGATCACCATTTACATCAAGGATTGGTTGACGTCCCAAATATACATTTTCCATTGTAAGCCTTTGTTTGATTGTCTATATTGTAACTAAATAAAGTCTCTAAAAAATCAATTTGTGTATTTTAGTTTATACATCATTATTGAAGCTGCCACAGCTACATTAAAACTCTTTACATCTTCGCTCATCTCTATGCTTAAAACCTCATCACAAAGATTTAAGATATCTTGCGAGATTCCTCTACCCTCATGCCCCATAATAAGCACCCACTTTTTAGGTGTTTTTACCTTAGACAACATAGTAGCATCTGGAGTTACCTCTGCTGCAAAAATTTTGTAACCATTTGATTTTAGACTCTTTATAGTTTGGGAGATATCTTCATAAATATGATACTTTAACTTTGAGATATAACCCATAGAAACACGCAAAGCTCGTCTTGCGTAAGGATGTGGAGCTTGTTTAGGCAGAAGATAAGAGTCAATTCCAAGAGCCGCAGCACTTCTAGCGATTGAACCTACATTTTCAGTTGATGTAATTGCATCTAGCATCAAGATATTGTCTCCCATTTCATCAAACGGAGTCTCACTTGGTCGTATTCCATGCATCATACAGTTATGATGAATTTTATGCCCAACTATCTCTTGCATCTGCTCTTTTTCAACAAGAAAGAGTGTGACATTTTTTTTCTCAGCAAAGAGTTCGTAAAACTCATCATAATACTCTTGCGTAGCCAAGATGCTCTTAACTTCTATATCACTTTGCAAAAGTATGTTTACAACTTTTGGACTATCTGCTATAAAACTGTTATCTTTTGTAAAAGCATTCTCTCTAAGTTTTTTATAAATATCTAATTGCGCTATATTTATATTATCTATTTTTATATATTTCATCTCTATCATAATAACATAGCAAACAAACTATATGGCTTTATCTACTCTAAACCATCCAGCTATTGAGTATCTTTTTTTCTTAGCTGGAAGTACTTCATGAGGAAACTTTTCACTTAAAAAAACCACTAAAGTATCTGCCTCTGGAGCTACTTTTTTTAAAAAATTGTTATGCTCATCATACATAACTAACTCACCACCATCACCCTCTCTCCAAGCATCATTTAAGTAGTAAACAGTAGTCACAACACGATTTAGAGAGTTTCTAAAAGCATCTACATGAGTTTCATAAAAATCTCCACTATTATATATGGCGTAGTGACTCTCATAATATGTTAAAACTAAAAATAGTGTTTTATTGAGATACTCTTTGAGCCCATCAGTAAAGGACAAGAACTCACTTCTAATCGAACCATCATCATCTAACCAATGAATTTTATCTCTTCTTCTATCTGTATCTATCTGCTTAGACTCAAAGCTAGATATACCAGCTCTTTTAAAATTATTCTCAATTTTTGCATCTTTTAAAAGTGATTGTGAGAGATTTTTGCTTATAGCATTAGGTATAACTATATACCCATCCTTGACTAATGCATCTGTTATTTTTGAATATATAGACTGGTTCATTTGCGTACCTAATATTAATGTCGCATTGTAGTGAGTTTTTTTGATTTTTGAGTATAAAGATGCGGTTTTTTGAAAAATATTTATCTAGCTACATCTCAGGAGAGATGGAGCTAGATAAAAGAGTGTTAAATACTAAATAGGAAGAACGCGGATGTTTTTAGAAAGTTTCTCTTTAAGAGTTGATTCGATTGCGTAAAGTGTACCTGTTGCAGAAGATGCACAACCATTACAAGCACCTAAGTAACGTATATATATATCTATATACTCATCACCTTTTTTGATATCGATAACTTCCATATCTCCACCATCCATAATAAGAAATTGGCGAACATTTTCATCTATTACAGCATCTACGGCTTTGATTTGCTGAACTAGAGTCATACTTGCAAAGTCTCCAGATGCACCAGCATCTGCAGCTGCTTTCATCTTCTCTTCATCCATCTCTTTACGAGTGTCTCTAAGAATGTCTACTAAGTACCACTCTCTAGCTTCATGTCCACCAGGCTTGATACAGCTTTTACAAAAACCACCAGCTTTTGTATAGTCAGTAATCTGCTCAATAGTTGTTAAGTCATTTAAACGAATAACCTCTCTTAGAGTATTTAAACTAACACGAGCACATTCACAAACAATGATTTCTTCTTCAAAACTCTCAGCATCTACACCTTTGTAAAGTCCTGCTGCTTTTTTGATAACATCATAAGCCATAACCGAACAGTGCATCTTTTGAGGTGGAACTGCAGGAGTTTCAGGATTGTCACGAAGAGCAAACTCAACGTCAATATTTGTAATCTTTACAGCTTCATCAACTGTTTTGCCAATACAAAGTTGAGTCATAACATCACTTGAAGCGATAGCTGTACCACAACCAAAACTTTTAAATTTTGAATCTACAATTACATCAGTAGCAGGATCTATCTCCCAATACAAACGAACTGCATCTCCACAGCTCTCAGCACCAAAATCAGCAACAATAAGCTTGTTTCCACGAGCCTCTGCATCTGCTTCAAAGATTTCACCTTGATGCTGAGGGTTATTCATAAGAGTTGTTACTTTATTTGAATAAGCATCCCAAAGAGATGCTCCTAACATATCTGCTTTTGCCATAATTACATCCTTAATTTTATTTTATAAAATGAAGGAGACCTTCATTTTAATATCACGGTATCGGAAGTAATTCCGCTACCTACGTTAACACTAGGTTTCCTTCGGCAGGAAGCCCAACGCACTAGTGCGTTCTTTAGTCGCCTCAGCGGCGCGAGCGAAGTAAAAGGGACTTTGTTCCTTTTACGGACTAACAATAAATTTCCTTCGGCAGGAAGCCCAACGCACTAGTGCGTTCTTTAGTCGCCTTAGCGGCTAGCGTAGATACTTGTACTTTGTTCAAGTATCGTTCTAATCAAATAAACAGGCGCCAGCATTAGCTTATGCTAATGGTGGTGTAGTTCACACTCTTTAACTTCTCCACCTTTTGTTGGTTTTTGAATTGCAAATGAACTTGATATTGAACGAAGTCTCATAACTGCACTTTTAAAATGGTTAATAGTATAATCAATTTCTTCATCAGTAGTAAAACGACTAAGACTCAATCTAATCCCAGTGTGAGCAAGTTCATTATCTGCACCAATTGCAAGCATTACAGTATTTGCTTCAAGATCTTCACTAGCACAAGCAGAACCTGTAGATGCTCCGATTTGACCATTGTTTAAATCCCAAAGCATACCCTCGCCTTCAACACCTTTAATAGAGATAAGTATAGTATTTGGTGTACGATTTTCTCTATCGCCAACTACAAAAGTATCGCTTAGTTCTAAGATAGCATCTTCAAGACGGTCTCTTTTTTCTCTGATTTTCTTACCTGTTTCTTCTATGTTAGAAGTTGCAAGTTCTATCGCTTTACCCATACCAACAATATATGGAACATTTAGTGTACCAGAGCGACGACCGCCCATATGCTCACCACCATGCATTAGAGGACTTAAGGCTTGAGAGTTTTTGATATAAAGTGCGCCAACACCTTTAGGTCCATGAAATTTATGTGCAGACATAGAAACAAAGTCAACATTTACATCTGATAAATTTACAGGGATTTTTCCTACAGCTTGTACACCATCTGAATGAAAAAGAACACCTTTTTCTTTACAAATATTTCCTATTTCTTTAATTGGATTAATCATCCCTGTTTCATTTGAAGCCCACATAATAGAAACCAATGCTGTTTTATCCGTTATAAAACTCTTTACAGTATGAGCTTCTACTACACCTTGTTCATTTACAGGAAGATAGGTGACTTTTGCACCTTGTTCTTCTAAAAACTTACAGGTAGAAAGAACTGATGGATGTTCAACTTCAGTAGTAACTATATGGTTTTTATCTCCATTTACTATGTGATCTGTAAATACAGATTGAAGAACCCAGTTATTTGACTCTGTTGCACATGATGTAAATATAATATCATCATTATCACTAGCATTTAGTGCTGTATATACTTGATCTATTGCTTTACTTAAAGCAGGGTGTGTGGATGTTCCAAATTTATGAAGTGAGTTAGGGTTACCGTATAGCTCACTAAAAAATGGTTGCATTGCTTCTACAACTTGTGGATCTACCATTGTCGTAGCGTTATTATCTAAATAAA is a window of uncultured Sulfurimonas sp. DNA encoding:
- a CDS encoding EAL domain-containing protein, whose product is MENVYLGRQPILDVNGDLVAYEVLYRDSAKESHISDDRFASASVISSILNKFGTKSLLGNRRAFIKIDEKFLLHDIIFSIPKEFFIFCLFEDVQMNERVVERLQQLHEKEYVLAINDVSLSSEHLKKYTKVYKQLSFIKVCVDKEVDSQIKDILNDIKAHNIKIVGSKIEDDEHYALAKDLGCDMFQGYFFAKPNIVENAKYEPAQLNVLKLYNMLISDTNIDEITSEFEKNYEITVQLLRFINSCAFHFKNRISSIHHILTLVGRRPLAQWLMLMIYSKSVSKTSKHSPLMLMVKNRTELMENILKVVNPDVKSNALGEAYFVGVLSLIDTLFGVELERILAELNISDEVVDALLKDEGILGEIYALIKDIEAFDTKSVHIFTSKYNLGTHEIEDVILKSMKEVTTFEEAMRV
- a CDS encoding RNA methyltransferase, giving the protein MKYIKIDNINIAQLDIYKKLRENAFTKDNSFIADSPKVVNILLQSDIEVKSILATQEYYDEFYELFAEKKNVTLFLVEKEQMQEIVGHKIHHNCMMHGIRPSETPFDEMGDNILMLDAITSTENVGSIARSAAALGIDSYLLPKQAPHPYARRALRVSMGYISKLKYHIYEDISQTIKSLKSNGYKIFAAEVTPDATMLSKVKTPKKWVLIMGHEGRGISQDILNLCDEVLSIEMSEDVKSFNVAVAASIMMYKLKYTN
- a CDS encoding 2OG-Fe(II) oxygenase, whose protein sequence is MNQSIYSKITDALVKDGYIVIPNAISKNLSQSLLKDAKIENNFKRAGISSFESKQIDTDRRRDKIHWLDDDGSIRSEFLSFTDGLKEYLNKTLFLVLTYYESHYAIYNSGDFYETHVDAFRNSLNRVVTTVYYLNDAWREGDGGELVMYDEHNNFLKKVAPEADTLVVFLSEKFPHEVLPAKKKRYSIAGWFRVDKAI
- a CDS encoding iron-sulfur cluster assembly scaffold protein, with product MAKADMLGASLWDAYSNKVTTLMNNPQHQGEIFEADAEARGNKLIVADFGAESCGDAVRLYWEIDPATDVIVDSKFKSFGCGTAIASSDVMTQLCIGKTVDEAVKITNIDVEFALRDNPETPAVPPQKMHCSVMAYDVIKKAAGLYKGVDAESFEEEIIVCECARVSLNTLREVIRLNDLTTIEQITDYTKAGGFCKSCIKPGGHEAREWYLVDILRDTRKEMDEEKMKAAADAGASGDFASMTLVQQIKAVDAVIDENVRQFLIMDGGDMEVIDIKKGDEYIDIYIRYLGACNGCASSATGTLYAIESTLKEKLSKNIRVLPI
- a CDS encoding NifS family cysteine desulfurase, coding for MQVYLDNNATTMVDPQVVEAMQPFFSELYGNPNSLHKFGTSTHPALSKAIDQVYTALNASDNDDIIFTSCATESNNWVLQSVFTDHIVNGDKNHIVTTEVEHPSVLSTCKFLEEQGAKVTYLPVNEQGVVEAHTVKSFITDKTALVSIMWASNETGMINPIKEIGNICKEKGVLFHSDGVQAVGKIPVNLSDVNVDFVSMSAHKFHGPKGVGALYIKNSQALSPLMHGGEHMGGRRSGTLNVPYIVGMGKAIELATSNIEETGKKIREKRDRLEDAILELSDTFVVGDRENRTPNTILISIKGVEGEGMLWDLNNGQIGASTGSACASEDLEANTVMLAIGADNELAHTGIRLSLSRFTTDEEIDYTINHFKSAVMRLRSISSSFAIQKPTKGGEVKECELHHH